One genomic window of Conger conger chromosome 7, fConCon1.1, whole genome shotgun sequence includes the following:
- the chek1 gene encoding serine/threonine-protein kinase Chk1, protein MAVPFVQDWDLVQTLGEGAYGEVRLLVNRKTEEAVAVKVLDASRAKDCPEIIRKEVCIHKMLSHPNIVRFFGHRHEGHTRYLFLEYCSGGELFDRIEPDVGMPEKEAQRFFQQLIAGVEYLHSVGITHRDIKPENILLDDKDNVKISDFGLATMFRHSGRERRLSRLCGTLPYVAPELMSRAEFSAQPADTWACGIVLTAMLAGELPWDQPTESCQEYSDWLQKNTYLTPWKKIDAMPLSLLTKILLHDAEKRITIPDIKKDRWFCKSFKTEVKRQTDSLGHVTKLLRSDSEQAPLSRTGSEDRAQISSSQPEPVGMWSWDSGITVSDHTGALQVSFSQPACADHMLLGSQLLGTPGSSQTPWQRLVRRMTRFFTTLGLEPSCASLRDTCANMGHTWKQTCTNQATVSTMDRRNNKLIFKVHFLEMEERILVDFRLSKGDGLEFKRLFLKIKRQLNDVISSQKVSLPVT, encoded by the exons ATGGCTGTGCCGTTTGTACAGGACTGGGATTTGGTACAGACTCTGGGTGAAGGTGCATATGGAGA AGTGCGGCTGCTGGTGAACAGGAAGACGGAGGAGGCGGTGGCAGTGAAGGTGCTGGACGCGTCGCGGGCCAAGGACTGCCCGGAGATCATCCGGAAGGAGGTGTGCATCCACAAGATGCTGTCGCACCCCAACATCGTGCGCTTCTTCGGGCACCGGCACGAGGGACACACGCGCTACCTCTTCCTGGAGTACTGCAGCGGGGGGGAGCTCTTCGACCGCATCG AGCCGGACGTGGGCATGCCTGAGAAAGAAGCTCAGCGTTTCTTCCAGCAGCTGATTGCAGGCGTG GAGTACCTGCACAGTGTGGggatcacacacagagacataaaGCCAGAGAACATTCTCCTGGATGACAAAG ATAACGTGAAGATCTCGGACTTCGGGCTGGCCACCATGTTCCGCCATAGCGGGCGGGAGCGGAGGCTGTCTCGGCTCTGCGGGACGCTGCCCTACGTGGCCCCGGAGCTGATGAGCCGCGCAGAGTTCAGCGCCCAGCCCGCAGACACCTGGGCCTGCGGCATTGTCCTCACCGCCATGCTGgctggag AGCTGCCGTGGGACCAGCCCACTGAAAGCTGTCAGGAgtactctgattggctgcagaagAACACCTACCTCACACCCTGGAAGAAGATTGACGCCATGCCTCTTA GTCTGTTGACCAAGATTCTGTTGCATGACGCAGAGAAGAGGATCACCATCCCTGACATCAAGAAGGACCGCTGGTTCTGCAAGAGCTTCAAGACGG AGGTGAAGCGGCAGACTGACTCTCTGGGTCATGTGACCAAGCTTCTGCGGTCCGACTCTGAACAGGCCCCCCTCTCCCGCACCGGCAG TGAGGACCGGGCGCAGATATCCAGCTCCCAGCCGGAGCCAGTGGGCATGTGGTCCTGGGACTCCGGCATTACCGTCAGTGACCACACGGGGGCGCTGCAGGTCAGCTTCTCCCAGCCGGCCTGCGCTGACCACATGCTGCTGGGCAGCCAGCTCCTGGGCACGCCTGGGTCCAGTCAG ACGCCGTGGCAGCGCCTGGTTCGGAGGATGACGCGGTTCTTCACCACTCTGGGGCTGGAGCCTTCCTGCGCCTCTCTCAGAGACACCTGCGCAAACATGGGCCACACCTGGAAACAGACCTGCACCAATCAG GCAACCGTCTCCACAATGGATCGTCGTAACAACAAGCTGATCTTCAAGGTGCACTTCCTGGAAATGGAGGAGAGGATTTTGGTGGACTTCAGGCTCTCAAAG GGCGACGGCTTGGAGTTCAAGAGGCTCTTCCTGAAAATCAAGCGGCAGCTCAATGACGTCATCAGCAGCCAGAAAGTGTCGCTACCCGTCACATGA